In the genome of Panulirus ornatus isolate Po-2019 chromosome 31, ASM3632096v1, whole genome shotgun sequence, the window TATTGTTCTGGAGCAAGATTGATTTTATTCCTCTCTATTGCTATATAGCAACTCGCATCTTACCTCTATAAGAACTCAAATTCTTGTTAGAATATAGCAAGTGTTATTATATACTCAATCAAATGAATATTTAGAAATTCTTATGAATATtgtagtttatcaaacttgagtACAGCTGATTTGTAAGGAGGGTGATAGACAATACCAGATGATGATGTATTATTTGATACAGTATAGTATAGTGGGAAGCCCTGTAccatcatggggaggggaggggggggtaacatTTATAGGCATGagacacgtttgtgtgtgtgtactgacgacGTGTTTACCACGTGTCAGTTGTGATGTTTGACGAGGCCTGCCTGAGGGCCAACCTGCCGCCCAAGATACACTTTGCCGTCGAGTTTATTGACAAGACCCTCCATCCCGACGCCCCAGGAGCCAACAGGAaggtgagctctctctctctctctctctctctctctctctctctctccctctgcaaaATATAGCTTTAATTTATATACAGAACCTGTGATGACTTGTTCAAAGGCATATTAGCCACtttctgtcctttttttcactcacttttcGTACAATTTCATGAGGAAAATGAGCGATACTTGTGGATTTCCCATTATTTCTCTGTGAGCAGAATAGTCTTTGCCGTTTTCTATCACATACACTTCAAGAGTGTAAATGTTATAGAACATGTCTGGAGGAAAACGTATCTAGAATTTGTCTTATTTCTTCTAAAGGAAAGTCTTCATTTTCCGTAAGCATACAAGGCATTACTTTTATCTTTGAATGTAGACACTACATTTTCTTCCAATGTGAATACTCCAGATCTCCCCACTTTTTTTTAAGAAGAgaactctatcatattctttgAAGGTAACCTctgtatttcccgttttcttcgaaTGTTAACAATGTAAACCTCATGTTCTATGAAAGTAAACAttccttatccttttttttccccaaatgaaAGCTCTCCATATGAATCATCCTTCGAGTTGAAACACTCAGTAcccctttttttctaatttcaatcACCCCCCGTATCCCGTTTTCTTCGCTAGGTGATATACAACGTGACGCTAACCCTCCCGGTCTACGACGACTCGACCTCTGCCGAGGACGCGGGTCGACCTCGACCTGACCAGCTGGCCCAGCTCAAGGATCATGAGGAGTCCCGcgccaccttcctcaccctcatgAAGGAGACGCCTCCCCCGGAGGTGAACCTCACCGTCACCCTGTGAGTCTCGCCACGAccctgggggaggaagggagggaggggagagtcagTCACCCGGGGCTTGGCCCTCGAGGGTGTCCAACCAGATTGTCTGATCCATTGTTGGTATAAAGGGAGAAGGATCCGTTTGTTTGTACTGTTGGTTGGCTCAGTAGATAGTCTAATCGTCATTTTAAGGCTGTAAGGATAACTGCAGATATATGAtggcatctctccctctctctctctctctctctctctctctctctctctctctctctctctatctatctatctatctatctatctgacctgGTCGTTCCCACAGGCCCGTCAATATCTACTACCGGCTGGGCCAGCTGATCTTCCCGGACATGTCCAACATCCAGCTGCCCACCTACATCCCGTCCAACGTCACATTCACCCTCCGTCAGGAGAGCATGGGGGTGGGCGTCGGGGTGACGCCCACCACGGGCATCCTGTACGTGGTGGACCCcgacctcctgaaggaggggcaCGTGATCGTGCAGCGTGGGGACGCCACCACCTCCGTCTTCATCATGATCGAGGAGTCGAGCAGCGGcagctctacctcctcctcctcctcctcttcctgtggtTCTAAGGTGCGTCATCATCGCCTCTCCTCCGCTGcacgtggagggaaggaaggggtgtggtgggggggggggtcatacgcACCTGGGCCCCCTCCCATCACTTGCATATGTAGTTTGTAcatgagtgtggtggggtggggaagggggagttcaACCCTCGCGGGGGcaccatctccctccttccctcctcccccacagaccTACGTCCATGATGTCTAGACTGACCGTCTGTCATGACTCGGGTCATCCCGTCCAGTACCCGTTTTCATGATAAGGTTTCCTCTTTCCGTTTTCTCTGACACGTTTCTTCCTTCATGTGGTGGGTTGCTGTACATACGTctgatgtgttgttgttgttgttattattatttatcgtaTACATCGTCCGGGTCCTAACCTTCCCATCCTGTGTCACGTAGGGCGTGGCCAAGCCCGTGTCATGCGCCTCCCTGCCCTTCAAGGGCAAGTGCCAGGCATCATGCGGGCTGGGGGCCCCAGGCACGTGCTCCTGGCGCCCCTACATGGCAGTCAACGGCACCATCCCCAGCAGGCACTATGGCACCTGCTCCCCCGCCCTCAACACCTGCCCCAACGGCGTCTGTGACGAACTGGAGCTCCAGTACCACGGCATCTGCCCCCAGGACTGTATAGGTAGGTGGTGGGAGGCTGCACCtggggtagtaggtggtggtggggggctgcACCtggggtagtaggtggtggtggagggctgcaCCTGGGGTAGATAACTAGGGTACAGGGTGGGCACTACGCATAGCTTGACCATAATGTGTAATACACATCGAATTATTCTGATGTAAGACAGATTAACACATGTCTCTCCTGATGTACATGTTGGTTTTTTATAACTTcccactatcccccccccccccgcccgcctcgTCCCCCCTCACTGCTCACCTGCCTCACAATCCTCCCCCCAGACGAGTCCATGAGGCGCAGTAAACACCTCATGATCAGCAGCAGCGGCCGGGGGATCGAAGCCGGGCTCGGAGTCTGTACCTGTGATGTGGGTTGCCAGTGTTTCCCAGCGCCCGCCGAGGAACCCACGCCCTCCACGCCCAAGAAGGAGTCCACCCATGGTACGTacgcccacgcctctctctctctctctctctctctctctctctctctctctctctctctctctctctctctccggccgcTTGGTAGGGGATTCCTCCGCTTGCCATGGTTTGTGTGTTGAGACCAACCATACGAGGTTGACCGTTatgacacctcctcctgccctggtCTGTCCTCCGTGCTATAACCCTTGTGTCGCTAGCTAGACCCAGCCCTGTATGGACCTGCGGAACCATCATGACTGATTCCTACATTGTCATTTTAACCTGTATTGCCTCTCACCAGAGACGGCCATTACCAGGGCACGTGTGACCTTCTCCATGTtggtcgctacacacacacacacacaccagggcacgCCCTGGCCAGACCGGCGCATTACCCCACCGCCGCGCCATTTTCGCTTCTAATCTCTATGATTAAAGACTGCGAGGAAGATTAATTACTGCTGATTGTTCTATATAGATTACATAAAGCTGTTCGCAGAGTAATTCATCAAGATACAAAAGTCTTATTGATGGAAGTGTTGAATAAATGACTGTTACCCCACATGGCCTTgattgtaaccccccccccccccctgactccTTTACCTCTATCCTCCCCCCCATCTTACCTAGTTGGCAATTTACCCCACATTCCtgcataacaccccccccccccacgcatgtCTGCTGGCTTTACCCTTATTAagcagtattatatatatatatatatatatatatatatatatatatatatatatatatatatatatgctttgattGGTGAATGTGCAGTGCCACTGATAAACTCAACCCGTTCGTGCtgccatcttcctctctctctctctctctctctctctctctctctctctctctctctctctctgataaccaCAGATTTTAATCAAGACTTTACGTCCATCAAATCTAGAGAGGATATAAAACAACGAAGTCAGAACACTCAGGCCTTGATGACGTAGAGAGAATAGGAGAGGAATGTAGAGAGGTATGGGTTATGGGGTGAATCtatgggggggagagaaaaatgggGCTTTGATtacgtagatagacagatagcttATATTTTTCACTATGATAATGATCTATATCGTTACATTATGGTCATCATGATCATCTGCTATCTATACCTTCTCCTGATTACCATtaatatgacctctgacctcatcatTGATCCCTGTTGTAtccaagggggaggggaagaggaggtggataTTGACCTCCTCTTGCCATTAATTGATCGATAACTTGCGTCTCACGAAGGTAATTACCTTAATGACAAGCCcagagactttttttttatttatttatttacaagaGCCAATCTTCTGTTCTGCCAGTCATTCCCACTGAAGAAAACAACTGTTATTATGATTGTCATAATGGATTGTAACTTTGTTATAACTGTTATTGATAACATACACCCGTTAACACCACCCTAACTCTTGTTATAACTAGATCATGTGGGGTCCAGTTAGAGCTAACCCTGTGGGCGTGGTagctccccacccacacaacctacTGTGGGGGATATATTAaatctttgttctctctctctctctgtgtctcacaGCCCAGTGTGGGACGGTATGTCAGGTGGGAGTGAGCTGTGCCACGCTGGTCTTCGTACTCCTCACGTTGCTGTGTCTGCTGATCTGCAGGTATGgtgaccccctaccccccccccccaaccaccaccagggATGACTCTTTTATGATGACCTCTATAGCATGACCCCTAATGTGACCCcctttgtgatgtgtggtgtacgGCTGTGGTGAGTGTATGACGAATAGTGACCAGAGTGGTGATGGTTATTACAGTTTaatatgatgatgttgatcagTGTGGTGATCAAGAGTGACGCGTGCTGACAGAcctggtgagggatatggtgatccCCGAGACACTGGTATGATCCATGGTCACATTATATTCAACATCATACCTGTGTTGTGCCTGCTTGGTGATGTAGTGTCATGAAGTCCTTGCTGTTCCTGGCCCTGAGTGCATGACTTGGTGACCTCCTGGATCACCAGGTGGGGATACATATTGGTGACTCGCATATTTTCACAGGACATACTGTTCAATCATATGGTTTTCTTTGGTTTTAACATAGAAAACAGGATTTGAGCTAAGACTTCCGTAGGTCAGTATACTCCTGCTCGTTTACCCTGATCATTACAGTAGAAATGCAGTTATAATTACCCTTCATTATGGCTCGAGGTGTTAATTAGTCTGGCTCATTTTCGGTTGGAACTCATTATGTCGAAAGATATTCTGTGCTACCCCGCACCATGCACTGTACAGCTGTACATGTACTACATCAGGCGACGCATCGGGAGGAGTGGGAAGCAGAAAGGGGGGGTCATCTCCCTGGGGACCCTGCCCACCGAGGAGAGGTCGTCCTCGCTGCCCTACAACCCGAGGGACGAGACACACGACTCCCTCATCTACGGCATCAGGTCCTCCCCAcgacctgaccacaacctcgtcCCGGCCCTCAACCTCACCGTGAGTACCCACGTTGGCAACCCCCCACTCGTAGTGAGTACTGGGTCTCAACCTCACGTAATGCTAGGTTTCTAGTTCAACCTCACGTGTGCACTGGGTTTCTACCTCAACCTCACTCCTGTACTGGGTTTCTACCTCACTTAGGCACTGGGTTTCTACCTCAACCTCACTTGTGCACTGGGTTTCTACCTCCATCTCATTTCCGTACTGGGTTTCTACCTCAACCTCACTTATGCAATGGATTTGTACCTCAATCCCACTTGTTCACTGGGTTTCTACCTCAACCTCACGTGTGCACTGGGTTTCTACCTCAACCTTACTCCTGTACTGGATTTCTACCTCCACCTCACGTGTGCACTGGGTTTCTACCTCATCCCCACTTGTGTACTGGGTTTCTACCTTCACCTCACTTGAGGAGCAGGTCTGCCTTCATATTCTGATGTCCCTATCTTAGATCTATTCTCTGTATGAAATGTATTATATGTATGCATTTTGAATGTATGTGTATTATGAATGGATTTTTTAACAGATGTCCAACACCTGATACAGATGCTCATGAAATACACCAACATTTCAACAGATGTATCAACACTACGACGAATGCATCCTCAGTACAACAGATGTTCTACATTTGTGTCAACTACAAGCATACATGACTGAGGCAACAGATGTTACCTGGTGTGTACAGTACAACCAAACAGATGTTAAGTTATCTTACGGTGCTAACAGATGCATCCACACAACAACAGATGTTTATTAAACACAGTAGTCAGCTGACACATCCCACACACCAACAGATGTTGAACCTAATTTGCATGTGTTGACAGAGTGTTTGCTATGAGCAACAGATGCGCAACAGAGGTGTTTGGGACATGAACAACAGATGTTAAAGTGGTGTCTTTCCCTCACCAGCAGTAGGGGGTCGGTCTTAACAGATGTCATGcccactcctccccttccccctaaaagaaaaggtttttcaggTGATTTtgtccttcccccaccccaccccactcccccacaaCCCCTTTCTTCCCCGTTCCAGATGTCCGCTCGATGCCTTGAGCAGGTGTCCTCTCCACAACCCGCACCTGTAATCACCATTCTCAACAGGTGTCCCCACAGGTTGACCGGAACTGGGAGTTCCCCCGGAGTCGCCTGGTGATCGAGCAgacactgggtgagggagagttCGGCAAGGTCATGAAGGCCAGGGCGCAGGGCATCGTCGGCAACCTGGGTGAGTCCCTCTTCTCTCCGTCTTGATCTTTTCTTAGTTTACGACCTGTCCTGAAATGAGGTAGACTACGAGTTTACCCCTCCCCGCTGTGGGGCTGTAGAACTCTCTCCACCGCTTCCTCTAGAATGTGGTTTCCTTTGATCACCTCCTTTCAAAGCTGAATACGTCACTATGATGGACAGATTCATGCTCATCGCTGGTAAACTCCTGTATACTCGCCCAGCCCGAGTTTACTTCTCATTTTATGTATTGATTTAGTTTTCGTTCCCGCTCCCTTCCATCGTGTAAGCATGTTGGCTACACCGCTATGAACAGTGTCTCAGCCAGACTACATCCATGTGAACCCCCTCCACGCCCCACTGCGTCCCCCTTACTTACCACCAAACCTCAGCTACACCCCGCTCCCACTACACCCTCTGAGTACACCTCTCCTGCCCCCCTGCAGGCTACACAGCCGTGGCTGTTAAGATGCTCAAGTCCAACAGCACCCAGACGGAGCTGCAGGACCTGCTCTCTGAGTACTCCCTGCTGAAGGAGGTGTCCCATCCGAACGTCATCAAGCTCCTGGGCGCCTGCACGAGCAAGGGCGGccccatatacatcatcatcgaGTACTGCCAGTACGGCTCCCTCAGGTCAGTGCGTCGGACGACCTCACCCTCAGTATATACCTGCGCcgtctgtatatacataccccACTGCCTTAATTACCGCCCCTCTGAGGTGTGTGCCCCGCGCCTGAGTGTCGCCTCCTGCCCACAGGAACTTCCTGAAGAGGTCTCGTCACGCGGAGTTCGAGAACAGGGTGGGCTCGGGTCCGGCCGACGGCACGGCCGCTGACTACGCCATCACCCCGAAGGACCTGTTGTCGTTCGCGTGGCAGATCTGCAAGGGCATGGCCTACCTCACCAACATGAaggtcagtccctccctccctccctcctcccgtctcgCTGCTAGTCGTGATATATTTCAAAGTCCTTTTTTCGAATTCCCACAGCtgcctgaccccacacccacagctgGCTAACCTTTGGTCTCATACCCACAGCTGGCTCACCCTTGGCCTCAAACCCAAAGCTGGCTCACCCCTGCCCCTTCACCCACTGCTATTTTACTCTTGGCCTCATGCCCACAGCTGGTTAGCCCCTGGCCTCTCCCCCAACAGCTGGCTCAACCTGTTGTCTCCCCACAGCTGGTGCACCGGGACCTGGCGGCCAGGAACGTGCTGCTGGCCGAGGGTAAGGTCTGCAAGATCTCAGACTTCGGCCTCACCAGAGACGTGTACGAGGCCGACCTCTACCTGAAGCGCAGCAAGGGTCGAGGTGTGTACACTTACTCTGTCTCACGATGCCCTTACTCCACTGCCTCCTGTCCTTACTCTAGTACCTCCTGCCCTTACTCTAGTTCCTCTTGACTTTACTGTAGTGGTTGTCGTTCTTACCCTAACAGTGCTTGACACTACGGCAGTGGGTACTAGCGCTACTAAGCCAGCGCAGCTGTACACTCCCAACCTTCTCTAACGCCTCTTGTTCTCGTGTCCTCCAATTCCACCCCAGGTGACTTCTTCCATTATTTAGTTCCTTTCATTTAATCAAATTTTTCCTGTCCAGAACTCAAGATGCTCCTTTCTTCACTTTACTATATCCCTTACATTGATTTGCGATGATTTGTACATCCCTTTTCATGCTTGTGCTATCGTCCTTCCTCCTGCTGTAGCGCCTCCGTCTTCCACAGTGCCGGTCAAGTGGATGGCGCTGGAGAGCCTGGTGGATCACATGTACACCAGCAAGAGTGACGTCTGGAGCTTCGGGGTCCTTCTGTGGGAGCTGGTGACCTTGGGGACGCCACCCTACCCTGGGGTCTCCCCTGAGAGGCTCTTCTCCCTCCTCAGGGCCGGATACAGGATGGAGAAGCCTGAGAACTGCTCCCAGGaactgtaagtctctctctctctctctctctctctctctctctctctctctctctctctctctctctctctctatcatgaaCTTGTAAATAACTCACTTTTCTCTAACGTATGTAAGTTCTTTGGGGAAGTACAGTTTAGGGCATAAAAGGCTATGTAAATTGACTTAGGTGTATATGAATAATTACGACAGTAAGTGAAAAGTGTGTCAGTTATttaagtgtctttttttttggaatggGTAACTATGATTCACCTTGTGGGACTCCTTGGTCACTAGAGTGGGTAACAAGTTCACACCTTGTGggactcccccttcccccgcgtccTCGACTCCTGCGTGACCCGCCACTTGGGCGTCTCCTCAGGTACGACGTCATGCTCCAGTGCTGGGCTGAGGACCCCAAGAAGAGGCCGTGCTTCCAGGAACTGACGGACATCTTCGAGAACATGATCCAGGCCGACGTGGAGTACCTGGAACTGCGCTCCCTGATCGTCACAAACCGAGGCTACTTCGACGCCGTGCCGGAACCGCCGCAGGAGTTCCTGGACGCCCCTCCGCAGTTCCAGGACGAGGTCCAGCAGTCCCAAGGTGCACCTCAGCAGgtcgaggaggagcagcagccccCGCCGCCCATCCTCCAGGCTCCGCCACAGCTGCACTTGGAGGAGgctcacacacagccaccacagcagggtgcgtatatctgtctatctcctgttatatctatctattaacTATGAtctgtagatttgtgtgtgtctgtgtgcgtgtcatCTTGACTAGTGTTTCCCGTCTATAGAAATGATTTGCTGAGAGCAATGCTAACTTTTGACCAACACCCGTAACTCTACACCAGCCAAGTTGTCGTTATCAGTTTGAGGTCTGGCAACAGATGGGCAGAGAACTGAGGCAGGTCCCTCACTGTCTTGTGTGTAAAAGCTTGATATGTCTGTATGTTGATAGCTGCTCGGGAGATTGTGAATGGCATGGTGTGAGGTTCAGCGGGTTAGCGAGTCTAACATATAACCTTCCCAATCAGACTGGTCGCCACCACCTGAGGAGCAGTTGGACTCGGACCTGTACCTGGTGGCGCGGTCAGACATGAGTCGTCCCCGTCGGGAGGAGTCGACGGAGCCCTTGCTGGCGCCCACGTCACCGCTCGCGGCCTCGCTTACCGCTCACCAcgccaaccagcaccaccacacgcccGCTATCACTACCTCCCACGCCCACAACCCCGCCTATTCCCCGACAGGAGACATCTcgtccaaccctcccctccactactCTACCCTGGCCGCCAGACCTGACGAAGAAGATGCTCACACACTGGTACGTCCTAGGGCGACAGCAGTGCTTCTTAGTAGTTTATGTGTAGAGACGGGCCACACGAGGATGGGCCGTTATTGTACCTCCCTCTGTCCTCGAACAAACGGAGCTGTGGATCTCTCTTCCATGTCTGATCTCTCCTTCTTCCTATAACCTCTCAACCTGTAAGAGTCACCTCTACATACACCTGAGGAGTCCTCATTCATTGCAACAATCTTTTATTCCTCCTCTGGCCGGAGATGGTCTTGATTGGAGGATGTTCAACTCGTGCCATGTTACTCACTGTAAATAGAAATCTCATGACTCATGCAATATTCAAAATGAATCGAGGCTGTGAGGTTTTAGGTGTGGCAGTGTTGCTCAGGTTGTATAACTCAGGTGACCTTAATGTGAGGAAGTTAAATCaagggaaatagattttcttgagaaccTCAGCATTTGGACtaattttcatgatgaatacgaatctggggtgAAAATGATGTTTGGGGGTCATGAACGGCTGTAATGAAGTATTTAAAGTAAGAGAGGGGATaccaggtacatatatatatatatatatatatacaaggttaagagacggggcaacacaaatgTCAAATTCTTTCCCTGCAACACTGACCAGCTCAGTGTTGTCGTGCTGGATGCCTACCTCAGCCAGGATCCTGATGGGAAGGTTGCCTGTGAGACTTGCACAAAGACTGGAATGATTCTCGCACGTGAGGGGGTCGCATCCAATGCTCAATGGGACGACCATGATAATGGGCGTGACACAGTCAAGAACATTGGTAATGACGACTCCTGCAAGGAGCGTTGACCACAAGACGTGCAGCGTTCTCCTGGCTCTAGAGCAACAGTGTGTGGATACTGCTGAAGGGGTTCTTATTGTGCACAGCGAAGGCGCCACGGCCAGGAGATCAGGGTGTGATGTTTGGGtatactgatgatggaactgatgtATGCATGTCTTTAACTGTTGCACTGGTTCATTGTCTGAACAAAAAGATGACAGAGTTGCGTGGAGATGGAAGGAGCCTcttgtaactatgacctggcttattttaacagtttttttttcagctttcctCCAAGATTCGTACATACTTTCCCCTTTGTCTGTCGTCTTCCCTTTAACTAATCGTCTGTGCATTTCAggtaaggtctggccttgatgtagtAGCATGACTGACCGTGTGTCCGCAGGAGTGTTGCCGGAGTGAGGAGGACTCAGACAGCGGGCGGGCGACTGGGGACTCGGGCTACGCCACGGAGGAGGGTCGTGGTCGCTGGCGGGGGGAGCACAAGGGAGTCAACAGAGCACCCCAGACCTCCCCTAGGGGGTCGTCTTACTCCCCGGTCCCTCGCCACGACCACGGGGACGACCAGGAGGACGACCAGGACACCTCCGAGGACCTGGAGGAGCGACAGGAACTTCTGACCGAGGACCTGCTGGGTCACCTGACGCCAAGCCCAGAGCCAGCCCAAACCGCCCATACCGCCCGCACCGCCCATGCCACCCATGCCGCCCACACCACCCCCGTCATCGTGTGAGGGGCTCGAACCCACACGGCCAATCATCACCACAGATCTCCAAACCTCATTTGAAGGGGGACGATCTCACAGTGGCCTCAGGTCTACCCGACTGAGCCCCTTATCTTTTCTAGTCTGCCCAAAGAGAGGAAGATTGTACAGTCCTATATTTTAGAGCGATTGAGGACGGCACCAAGTGTGTCCTCGTGTCTGAGTGCTTGGGAAAAGCATTTACATGTCCTTCCTGCATCTCTTTGAGTGCTTGGCGAAAGCACCAGTGTCATTCCTGAGTGCAAGGATGACCTCAGCGTCATCACTGAGTGTGAGGATGACCTCAACGTCATCACTGAGTGTGAGGATGACCTCAACGTCATCACTGAGTGCAAGGATGACCCTAGTGTCATTCTTGAGTGTGAAGATGGCCTCAGTGTTATTCCTGAGTGCAAGGATGGCCTCAGTGTCAGTCCTGAGTGTGAGGATGACGTCACTGTCAGTCCTGAGTGTGAGGATGACGTCACTGTCAGTCCTGAGTGTGAGGATGACGTCACCGTCATTCCTGAGTGTGTGGATGACGTCATTTTATGGTCTAAGCTTCCTGCGTTAGAAGATAGGAAGATGCGCTCGATTATATGAGTCCATCTTGTGATTCATGTGAGTGTCGGGTGGTCCAGCACTCCCCCGCCTCACGAGAACTCTGATTGTGTCGTAAatcaaatcatcatcaccatgtccAGTTACTTACTTAATACGGTGATCATCCTTGTGAAAGTGAGCCAAGAGAGTGAGTGAAAATGACCTCTTGTGTTCCTCTGATTCTGACAGAAGAAAATATAAACTTGTCAGTGGGCTGAAAACGtcgcgtgacctctgacctgagaaTTGAACCCTCTCTATAAACGACCTGAAAGCGTCTGCATGACCTTTTGACCTAATGACGAACCCCGGAAAGCcccgtgtgacctctgacctcctgaTGACTGACCCCGAAGTACGTTAAGTGACCCAACATGCATCGCAGAACCATTGACCAAGTCAGGTATGTGTCGTGTTCCAAAGACTTTCAGTTGATGCTCTACAGACTATGATGATACAGTAAACTTTATGATTGTCACCTCTAATGGGTGGTTAGGGGGACGGGAGTGTCTGTCTGAGGAAGGCTTGTGGTATAACACAGTCTTGCCGCCTCGAGAGGTACACATACATAGTAACACACCACCATCGCTGTGTCAACATGCATAATAGGTTTcagggaaggtggaggatgtCTGGTGTTTGAAGACATTGTTATTTCaggaaatttatttattttggaaaatcaagaTATTTCAGGAAATTTGTAGTTTTAGGGAAGCTGAAGTTTTAGGTAATGTAGTGTTTAAGGAAATACAGTGTTTCAGGGAATCTGATGTTTCTGGAAATCTAGTTTCAGGAACTCTAGTGCCTCAGGTAATTAGTGTTTCAGCACATCTAATGCTTCAGGAAATCATTATTTCAGAAATTTGGTGTTTGGGGAAAATCTGGCGTTTCAGAAAATCAGACGTTTGAGTAGATCAGATATTTCAGAAATACACACCAGGAAATCGACCATTCAGGTCATGTGATGTCTGATATAACCTGATTTTTTCAGTAAATTAGAATTGTAGGACAAACAGCAAAACGAGAGAAAATGTAATGCATATATAATACTTTAGTGTGCCTCTCTCAgacactctcttccttcctcctgatAACCAAGCCTTTCCTATCCCAGTAGCCAATCCCTGCCAATACCTCCTCATCCCACAACTCCTCAGAACCCCAGACACTGAAACAAAATTACAGTTTTCCTTGTGTTTCGACGTGTGTCAGTGTACCACGCTTGGCAGTATCTGGCAACTCGTCAAAatctattatgattatgatatagTCTACCGTACCTTCTGCCCCTCGCTATGGTTATAGCTAGCTTCACGGAGGCTGTTTCATTTTTGAAATATATGTGGTTCATTCGCCCATTTCCCTACTTAAAGACTCCTAGTATA includes:
- the Ret gene encoding proto-oncogene tyrosine-protein kinase receptor Ret isoform X1, which encodes MLAPPLRLVVILTVTGMASNTEVPAVMTSWWQSSITLRIPRNFPPNTALLTLAVLYPSSVPSRSGGGGVLEMPRLGPASSTLAHLRMPSHPDATAWARPTLGNGLPVMVLLSNPKEVFHTRLQDHSGTFSLRLKRPLNLTDYVGHGDSYKLRAVIGPNGTPLTPKRRNGRVQPQEGVIDVTVIITDDIKCSNPPKSVCFLPEEELVLRQWENRVRMTLLALPSPSVVCPDLTATYSITMTDTENGREELLTDTNRLKLVPAGPFDREKRDVFRFSITCSVQNGKHRLATHTVKGNLTILDEDDSAPFLSRNPFFEWHYSLKRNSELHVLDPDLTATNKYLVNLLGNTHNLVEIESVGKFSIRKELCMTEAENITGYTFNSSCTLLTPVVMFDEACLRANLPPKIHFAVEFIDKTLHPDAPGANRKVIYNVTLTLPVYDDSTSAEDAGRPRPDQLAQLKDHEESRATFLTLMKETPPPEVNLTVTLPVNIYYRLGQLIFPDMSNIQLPTYIPSNVTFTLRQESMGVGVGVTPTTGILYVVDPDLLKEGHVIVQRGDATTSVFIMIEESSSGSSTSSSSSSSCGSKGVAKPVSCASLPFKGKCQASCGLGAPGTCSWRPYMAVNGTIPSRHYGTCSPALNTCPNGVCDELELQYHGICPQDCIDESMRRSKHLMISSSGRGIEAGLGVCTCDVGCQCFPAPAEEPTPSTPKKESTHAQCGTVCQVGVSCATLVFVLLTLLCLLICRRRIGRSGKQKGGVISLGTLPTEERSSSLPYNPRDETHDSLIYGIRSSPRPDHNLVPALNLTVSPQVDRNWEFPRSRLVIEQTLGEGEFGKVMKARAQGIVGNLGYTAVAVKMLKSNSTQTELQDLLSEYSLLKEVSHPNVIKLLGACTSKGGPIYIIIEYCQYGSLRNFLKRSRHAEFENRVGSGPADGTAADYAITPKDLLSFAWQICKGMAYLTNMKLVHRDLAARNVLLAEGKVCKISDFGLTRDVYEADLYLKRSKGRVPVKWMALESLVDHMYTSKSDVWSFGVLLWELVTLGTPPYPGVSPERLFSLLRAGYRMEKPENCSQELYDVMLQCWAEDPKKRPCFQELTDIFENMIQADVEYLELRSLIVTNRGYFDAVPEPPQEFLDAPPQFQDEVQQSQGAPQQVEEEQQPPPPILQAPPQLHLEEAHTQPPQQDWSPPPEEQLDSDLYLVARSDMSRPRREESTEPLLAPTSPLAASLTAHHANQHHHTPAITTSHAHNPAYSPTGDISSNPPLHYSTLAARPDEEDAHTLECCRSEEDSDSGRATGDSGYATEEGRGRWRGEHKGVNRAPQTSPRGSSYSPVPRHDHGDDQEDDQDTSEDLEERQELLTEDLLGHLTPSPEPAQTAHTARTAHATHAAHTTPVIV